The following coding sequences lie in one Rhizobium rhododendri genomic window:
- a CDS encoding glycosyltransferase family 39 protein yields the protein MSEGRADAGRARGRIGVSPMGLLDRDAPLGTRIFWIACVAITLLGLALRLPNLATRSLWLDEAYTAWFAAQPLRALWTDVPLYETHPPMYYTLLKGWTTLFGNSEAALRMPSVLASVATILLVAGAGRVLNAGPRGDRVALLAALLLAINAGSIYYAQQARPYALETFAASIAILSALILLQRLRAGAEQFFLMSPLVPPMAALGLSTAATMWLHDTGILVALGIWVGLITSLLVFIPGRRAGQALAVALPGILALLLWSPFLSMFIRQNSGMASLAFWITFSPWDLLTAWFLIAGGYLPFIPAVLLFFAGMASVWRNQRPLAALILVVVLLPWATMLAISYFIKPVYIDRLFEWMAPTVLGLIAIGMLARSRWAILRLVAAVLFIGMCLMSTNAVYHLETEDWRGLVASIAADAEPGDLVIASPNELDAPLRYYIARTQPFPDLMVLPAPFPARGLPRVYVSNRGAPKIMPEDRQKVRAALETHRRVWLIERATDLYDPQGLIRAEIMASRHKISSRISDSISLDLFE from the coding sequence ATGTCTGAGGGACGCGCGGATGCCGGCCGGGCGCGGGGCCGGATTGGGGTGTCGCCGATGGGATTGCTCGACAGGGATGCGCCCCTCGGCACCCGCATATTCTGGATTGCCTGCGTCGCGATAACCCTGCTCGGCCTTGCGTTGCGGCTGCCCAACCTGGCTACGCGGTCGCTGTGGCTGGATGAGGCCTATACTGCATGGTTTGCCGCCCAGCCGCTGCGTGCGCTGTGGACCGACGTGCCGCTCTACGAAACCCATCCGCCGATGTACTATACCCTACTCAAGGGCTGGACGACGCTGTTCGGCAACTCGGAGGCCGCCCTTCGCATGCCTTCGGTACTGGCAAGCGTCGCCACCATCCTGCTGGTTGCAGGAGCCGGTCGCGTCCTCAATGCCGGTCCACGTGGCGACCGGGTTGCACTTCTGGCAGCGCTGCTGCTGGCGATCAACGCGGGCAGCATCTATTATGCGCAGCAGGCGCGACCCTATGCGCTGGAAACGTTTGCAGCATCCATTGCCATTCTCTCGGCGCTGATCCTGCTTCAGCGGCTGCGGGCCGGGGCTGAACAGTTTTTTCTGATGAGCCCTCTCGTGCCACCGATGGCAGCTCTGGGGCTCTCCACGGCCGCAACGATGTGGCTTCACGACACCGGTATCCTGGTCGCCCTCGGGATATGGGTCGGGCTGATAACGTCGTTGCTTGTCTTCATTCCTGGTCGCCGGGCAGGGCAGGCTCTGGCTGTCGCCTTGCCGGGCATCCTGGCACTCCTGCTGTGGTCGCCCTTCCTGTCGATGTTCATCCGGCAAAATTCTGGCATGGCATCGCTTGCCTTCTGGATCACCTTCTCGCCCTGGGATCTCTTGACCGCCTGGTTCCTGATCGCAGGCGGCTATCTGCCCTTCATTCCCGCCGTGCTGCTGTTCTTCGCCGGTATGGCGTCGGTCTGGCGCAATCAGCGGCCACTGGCAGCGCTCATCTTGGTCGTGGTGCTCCTGCCCTGGGCGACAATGCTGGCGATCAGCTATTTCATAAAGCCTGTCTACATCGACCGCCTGTTCGAATGGATGGCGCCGACCGTGCTCGGATTGATCGCCATCGGCATGCTGGCCAGAAGCCGCTGGGCAATCCTGCGACTGGTCGCCGCCGTGCTGTTCATCGGCATGTGCCTGATGTCGACCAACGCAGTCTATCACCTGGAGACAGAGGACTGGCGAGGCCTCGTCGCATCCATCGCGGCGGATGCCGAGCCCGGCGATCTGGTCATAGCCTCCCCGAACGAACTCGATGCTCCTCTGCGGTATTACATTGCGCGCACGCAGCCATTCCCGGATCTGATGGTGCTGCCGGCGCCGTTTCCAGCGCGCGGCTTGCCACGCGTCTACGTCAGCAATCGCGGCGCGCCGAAAATCATGCCCGAGGATCGTCAAAAGGTTAGGGCAGCTCTGGAGACGCATCGACGCGTCTGGCTGATCGAGCGGGCAACCGATCTCTACGATCCGCAAGGCCTGATCCGCGCCGAGATCATGGCCAGCCGCCACAAGATCTCGTCGCGCATCAGCGACAGCATCTCGCTCGATTTGTTCGAATGA
- the argC gene encoding N-acetyl-gamma-glutamyl-phosphate reductase, with product MAPKIFIDGEHGTTGLQIRTRMADRRDVELLSIPEAQRRDAAIREDMLNSADIAILCLPDDASREAVAMVSGNNNVRIIDTSTAHRIDPNWAYGFAEMAKGQDAKIAAARLVANPGCYPTGAIALIRPLRAASMLPDGYPVTVNAVSGYTGGGKQMIAQMEDPSRPDSISSPHFLYGLPLNHKHVPEMTTHGLLDRAPLFSPSVGKFPQGMIVQVPLHLDALAQGTTLETIHAALTDYYAGQDIVEVVSLDASRAQPRVDAVELAGKDTMKLFVFGTPGGSQVNLVALLDNLGKGASGAAVQNMDLMLSA from the coding sequence ATGGCACCGAAAATCTTCATTGATGGCGAACACGGCACCACGGGCCTGCAGATCCGCACGCGCATGGCCGATCGCCGCGATGTCGAATTGCTGTCGATCCCGGAAGCACAGAGGCGCGATGCGGCAATTCGCGAAGATATGCTGAACAGCGCCGACATCGCTATTCTCTGCCTGCCGGACGATGCCTCCCGCGAAGCGGTGGCCATGGTGTCCGGCAACAACAATGTCCGCATCATCGACACCTCGACGGCTCACCGTATCGATCCGAACTGGGCCTACGGCTTTGCCGAGATGGCCAAGGGCCAGGACGCCAAGATCGCGGCGGCGCGTCTCGTCGCCAATCCCGGCTGCTACCCTACCGGTGCCATCGCGCTGATAAGGCCGCTGAGAGCTGCCAGCATGCTGCCTGATGGCTATCCCGTTACCGTCAATGCGGTCTCCGGCTATACCGGCGGTGGCAAGCAGATGATCGCCCAGATGGAAGACCCGAGCCGGCCTGACTCGATCTCCTCGCCGCACTTCCTGTATGGCCTGCCGCTCAATCACAAGCATGTGCCTGAAATGACCACCCATGGCCTGCTCGACCGCGCACCGCTCTTCTCGCCGTCGGTCGGCAAGTTTCCGCAGGGCATGATCGTCCAGGTCCCGTTGCATCTGGATGCCTTGGCGCAAGGAACGACGCTGGAAACAATCCACGCGGCGCTCACGGATTACTACGCCGGACAGGATATCGTCGAGGTGGTGTCGCTTGATGCCAGCCGCGCCCAGCCCCGCGTCGATGCGGTCGAACTGGCCGGCAAGGATACGATGAAGCTATTTGTGTTCGGGACGCCGGGTGGCAGCCAGGTCAATCTGGTGGCGCTGCTCGACAATCTCGGCAAGGGCGCTTCAGGTGCTGCCGTGCAGAACATGGACCTGATGCTGTCCGCCTGA
- a CDS encoding sulfite exporter TauE/SafE family protein, whose protein sequence is MSLDALRAAVDAWFIASLPAHGLVALVAIALVAGLARGFSGFGAALILIPLGGALIGPRLISPVLLVVDGLATLGMVRPAFHLANRREVVTMAVGAIIGVPLGTAILALMDPLLLRWLITAIAACLLTLLVSGWRYHGEPTRPLTAAVGFIAGLFSGAAQLGGPPVVAFWLGGKSNFTRVRSNIILYFSISTILSVVSYYTSGLFVAQVFALTVVILPSYVLGLYGGTRLFGLARESTFRWICYALIGTSAVLGMPALDGIFH, encoded by the coding sequence ATGTCTTTGGATGCGCTGCGGGCGGCCGTTGACGCCTGGTTTATCGCATCCCTGCCTGCACATGGTCTGGTGGCGCTTGTCGCCATCGCACTTGTTGCTGGTCTTGCGCGTGGATTTTCGGGCTTTGGCGCGGCGTTGATCCTCATTCCGCTCGGTGGTGCACTGATTGGCCCAAGGTTGATCTCACCGGTGCTGCTGGTCGTCGATGGGCTGGCGACGCTCGGAATGGTGCGTCCGGCGTTTCATCTGGCGAACCGGCGCGAGGTCGTGACGATGGCGGTAGGCGCTATCATCGGGGTGCCGCTCGGCACTGCCATACTCGCGCTGATGGATCCGCTGCTGCTGCGCTGGCTGATCACTGCCATCGCCGCCTGCCTGCTGACGCTGCTGGTATCCGGCTGGCGCTACCACGGCGAGCCGACGCGGCCGTTGACGGCGGCGGTCGGTTTCATTGCCGGGTTGTTCAGTGGTGCGGCCCAGCTTGGCGGGCCGCCGGTCGTCGCCTTCTGGCTCGGTGGCAAGAGCAACTTTACCCGCGTCCGTTCCAACATCATCCTGTACTTCTCGATCTCGACCATTCTCAGCGTCGTCAGCTACTATACCAGCGGCCTGTTCGTGGCGCAGGTGTTCGCGCTGACGGTTGTGATCCTGCCGAGCTATGTGCTCGGGCTTTACGGTGGAACGAGGCTCTTCGGCCTCGCCCGCGAAAGCACCTTCCGATGGATCTGCTATGCGCTGATCGGCACCTCCGCCGTGCTCGGCATGCCGGCGCTGGATGGCATCTTCCACTAG
- a CDS encoding glycosyltransferase family 2 protein translates to MNWQLQDENSGGKMPMLSLAVPFYNEEETVAAFFAAVVPGLEAIPALRFEIVCINDGSRDDTLRLLLAAARRDRRIRVIDLTRNFGKEAALSAAIDESRGDVVVPFDADLQDPPELIARLVERWREGYDVVLARRTDRRSDGAAKRLTASWFYRLHNAVSDVQIPENVGDFRLMTREVVEAVKQLPESHRFMKGLFAWVGYETAIVDYTREARVAGQSKFAGWRLWNFALEGITSFSTLPMRIWTYLGVAVALVAIGRAAFLILRTLIEGVDVPGYASLATAILLLGGIQLIGIGTLGEYIGRIYLESKRRPIYLVKRRHEVVPSELPLATAHQDHV, encoded by the coding sequence ATGAACTGGCAGCTACAAGACGAAAACAGCGGCGGCAAAATGCCTATGCTGTCTCTGGCGGTGCCTTTCTACAATGAGGAAGAGACTGTTGCGGCTTTCTTTGCCGCCGTTGTCCCGGGTCTGGAGGCCATTCCTGCGCTGCGCTTCGAGATCGTTTGTATCAACGATGGTAGCCGAGACGACACCCTGCGCCTGCTCTTGGCTGCTGCCCGACGCGACCGTCGCATTCGCGTCATCGATCTCACCCGAAATTTTGGCAAGGAGGCCGCCCTCTCGGCTGCCATCGACGAAAGCCGTGGCGATGTCGTCGTTCCCTTCGATGCCGACCTGCAGGATCCGCCCGAACTGATCGCAAGGCTGGTAGAGCGCTGGCGTGAAGGATATGACGTCGTGCTCGCCCGTCGCACGGATCGCCGCTCGGACGGCGCTGCCAAGCGGCTGACGGCATCCTGGTTCTATCGCCTCCACAACGCCGTCTCGGATGTGCAGATTCCGGAAAACGTCGGTGACTTCCGGCTGATGACGCGTGAGGTCGTCGAAGCCGTGAAGCAATTGCCGGAATCGCATCGCTTCATGAAGGGCCTGTTTGCTTGGGTCGGCTATGAGACGGCAATCGTCGATTACACCCGCGAGGCGCGCGTCGCCGGTCAGAGCAAATTCGCCGGCTGGCGCCTGTGGAATTTCGCCCTCGAGGGCATTACGAGCTTCAGCACGTTACCGATGCGTATCTGGACCTATCTCGGGGTCGCCGTCGCGCTGGTCGCCATCGGTCGCGCCGCCTTCCTCATTCTCCGAACCTTGATCGAGGGCGTCGACGTACCAGGCTATGCATCGCTGGCGACCGCAATCCTCCTCCTCGGCGGCATACAGTTGATCGGCATCGGGACGCTCGGGGAATATATCGGTCGCATCTATCTCGAGTCGAAGCGCCGGCCCATCTACCTCGTCAAGCGTCGGCATGAGGTCGTACCCTCGGAACTGCCACTTGCTACGGCGCACCAGGACCATGTCTGA
- a CDS encoding DUF2842 domain-containing protein, whose product MPIRLRKFIGTILLIVLVLGYALLATTVAVNALGASPWWVHLTYFFLTGLLWILPAMGLIKWMSGPKQG is encoded by the coding sequence ATGCCCATCCGCCTGCGCAAATTCATTGGCACCATCCTGTTGATCGTGCTGGTGCTTGGTTATGCTCTGCTGGCGACGACCGTGGCAGTCAATGCGCTCGGAGCCTCGCCCTGGTGGGTGCACCTCACCTACTTTTTCCTCACCGGCCTATTGTGGATCCTGCCGGCAATGGGATTGATCAAATGGATGTCTGGACCGAAGCAGGGATAG
- a CDS encoding GNAT family N-acetyltransferase has protein sequence MRTATGETGTLADGETGVVVQPRPASPLQAGSGSLTITVSDNMVPLEPEWRRLERDRLSSLHQSFGWCTAWVETYRPTLAILRASIGSEVAFILPLEIVRSHGVRTARFIGAPRSNINTGLFSAKFLADVTTLSADVQAAIAVALRGYADLLLLSNLPLEWRGRVSPLASLPSVENQNRAFQLPLLGSFEETLSQVNAKRRRKKHRSQTKLLNEIGGFEHVVATTPEEKRRMLDLFLQQKAERFRAAGLPDVFQGSDARDFLLRLLATKNIEGDSIALELHAIRLKGRHDGHLPAIAALSRKGDHVICQFASIDESVVPEASPGELLFWVMIEKCRESGIALFDFGIGDQLYKRSWCPVQTVQHDILLPVSPLGRVAAFGQRSLTRAKALIKGNPRLYSAIQKLRARRQQAATLDGA, from the coding sequence GTGCGGACGGCGACAGGCGAAACCGGAACATTGGCCGATGGCGAAACCGGCGTCGTGGTGCAGCCTCGACCAGCATCGCCGTTGCAAGCCGGCAGCGGCTCGTTGACGATCACCGTCAGCGACAACATGGTGCCTCTGGAACCGGAATGGCGTCGGTTAGAGCGAGACAGGCTGAGCTCCCTGCACCAGAGTTTCGGGTGGTGCACGGCCTGGGTCGAGACTTATCGGCCGACGCTTGCCATCCTGCGCGCAAGCATCGGCTCCGAAGTGGCTTTCATTCTGCCGCTGGAAATCGTCCGCAGCCATGGCGTCAGAACCGCGCGCTTCATCGGCGCTCCACGCAGCAACATCAATACCGGCTTGTTTTCCGCGAAATTTCTTGCCGACGTCACAACCCTTTCGGCAGATGTTCAGGCGGCCATCGCTGTCGCGTTGCGCGGGTACGCCGATCTGCTGTTGCTGTCGAACCTGCCGCTGGAGTGGCGCGGTCGTGTCAGCCCGCTCGCCTCGCTACCCTCCGTCGAAAACCAGAACCGCGCCTTCCAGCTGCCTCTGCTGGGCTCATTCGAGGAAACGCTCAGCCAGGTCAATGCGAAAAGGCGTCGCAAGAAGCATCGGTCCCAGACAAAGTTACTGAATGAAATCGGTGGTTTCGAGCATGTCGTCGCGACGACGCCGGAGGAAAAGCGGCGGATGCTCGATCTTTTCCTGCAGCAAAAAGCAGAACGGTTCAGAGCGGCCGGGCTGCCGGATGTCTTCCAGGGGAGCGACGCCCGCGACTTCCTGCTACGCTTGCTCGCGACGAAAAATATCGAGGGCGACAGCATCGCGCTCGAATTGCACGCCATCAGGCTGAAGGGACGGCATGACGGTCATCTGCCGGCCATTGCAGCCCTTTCGCGCAAGGGAGACCACGTCATCTGCCAGTTTGCCTCAATCGACGAGAGCGTGGTCCCGGAGGCCAGCCCCGGCGAACTGCTGTTCTGGGTGATGATCGAGAAGTGCCGGGAATCCGGCATTGCGCTGTTCGACTTCGGCATCGGCGACCAGCTCTACAAGCGCTCGTGGTGCCCGGTGCAGACGGTGCAGCACGATATCCTGCTGCCGGTCTCGCCACTCGGGAGGGTCGCCGCCTTCGGGCAGAGAAGTCTGACGCGGGCAAAGGCGCTGATCAAGGGTAACCCACGCCTGTACAGTGCCATCCAGAAACTGAGGGCTCGCCGCCAGCAGGCGGCAACGCTGGACGGAGCCTGA
- a CDS encoding GumC family protein, translating to MPGVNSSQQDVDIDLSQLFRAVWRRRLRVVLIVTAAALVAFVIAKVVSPEYRSETRVLIEPRAAAFATTSNQASAGSNDASLLDELNIASQVQILQSADLIKQVITQLKLYDLPEFEDSARSSALAGLLVTLHLKKPSSDKAPEERILDAFTERLQVYQINTSRVIGIQFTSRDPKLAESVPNAMASVYLSMQSGAKLDSNAEATRWLEPEIANLRIKVAEAEKKVADYRSANGLLQTNDTTSFSNQQLTDISTQLAQVRGEKANADARAQAVRNALASGGPTDTLNDVSGSQTMQRLKTTESSLESQISDLSTTLMDGHPRLKSLRAQLADIRSQITRETRKILTGIDNEAKIAAMREQQLLAQSKLLKADSARAGEDTVGLNALEREATAERQLLETYLARYREAASRSDKNSSPADARIVSSAVEPVDPYFPKVGPIVVIAAVAAFVLSAIVIMLMELFSGRALRPVGLPNDGARRATMFEDDGRPSATAAPLRRAVVSASLLSATRRVQAPERAAVQPETIMQPPAAAVVAEPEALPAATVEAVEDFSIPSVAEYFIDAKVPMAIAVSPDGDAGSTATVMLARTIADSGRRVVLVDMTGTACPTRLMADKPGLPGVTDLLCGEAAFADTIHPDRLSDAHLVPLGASDLASAMRGADRLSLILEALVSAYDLVLVECGAVNVDGIAKLTRSKDVEIILSMPVPDEAKFVAVMHDFQQAGYEHLVLMSGSDGDEDRHRTAA from the coding sequence ATGCCCGGCGTAAACAGCAGCCAGCAGGATGTCGACATTGATTTGAGCCAGCTTTTCCGGGCCGTATGGCGTCGGCGGCTGCGCGTGGTGCTGATCGTCACTGCCGCTGCTCTTGTCGCCTTCGTAATCGCCAAGGTCGTCTCGCCCGAATATCGCAGCGAGACGAGGGTGCTGATCGAGCCGCGCGCTGCGGCTTTTGCCACCACGAGCAACCAGGCAAGCGCCGGCAGCAACGATGCGTCTCTGCTCGATGAACTCAATATCGCCAGCCAGGTGCAGATCCTGCAGTCGGCCGACCTTATCAAGCAGGTGATTACCCAGCTGAAGCTCTACGACCTGCCGGAGTTCGAGGACAGTGCGCGGTCGTCGGCGCTGGCCGGTCTGCTGGTCACCCTGCATCTGAAGAAGCCTTCATCCGACAAGGCACCCGAGGAGCGCATCCTCGATGCCTTCACCGAGCGGCTGCAGGTCTACCAGATCAACACGTCGCGTGTCATCGGCATCCAGTTCACCTCGCGGGATCCGAAGCTCGCCGAGAGCGTTCCGAACGCTATGGCATCGGTCTATCTGTCGATGCAGAGCGGCGCCAAGCTCGATTCCAATGCCGAGGCAACCCGCTGGCTGGAGCCGGAGATCGCCAACCTGCGCATCAAGGTGGCGGAAGCCGAAAAGAAGGTTGCCGATTACCGCAGTGCCAATGGCCTGCTGCAGACCAACGACACCACCAGCTTTTCCAACCAGCAACTGACCGACATCTCGACGCAGCTTGCCCAGGTGCGCGGCGAAAAGGCGAATGCCGATGCCCGCGCCCAGGCCGTGCGTAACGCCCTGGCCTCCGGCGGCCCCACCGACACGCTGAACGACGTCAGCGGCTCGCAGACCATGCAGCGTCTGAAGACGACCGAGTCCAGCCTCGAATCGCAGATCTCGGACCTTTCGACGACGCTGATGGACGGTCACCCGCGGCTGAAGAGCCTGCGCGCCCAGCTGGCCGACATCCGCTCGCAGATCACCCGCGAGACCCGCAAGATCCTGACCGGCATCGACAACGAGGCAAAGATCGCCGCGATGCGCGAGCAGCAGCTGTTGGCGCAGTCGAAGCTCCTGAAGGCGGACAGCGCCCGTGCCGGCGAAGACACCGTCGGCCTCAATGCGCTTGAGCGTGAGGCAACCGCCGAGCGGCAGCTGCTCGAGACCTATCTCGCCCGCTACCGCGAAGCTGCCTCCCGTTCCGACAAGAATTCCAGCCCTGCCGATGCCCGGATCGTGTCGAGTGCGGTCGAGCCGGTTGACCCCTACTTCCCCAAGGTCGGGCCGATCGTGGTCATCGCCGCGGTTGCAGCCTTCGTGCTCAGTGCCATTGTCATAATGCTCATGGAGCTGTTCAGCGGTCGCGCCCTGCGGCCGGTGGGCTTGCCCAATGACGGTGCGCGGCGTGCGACCATGTTCGAAGACGATGGCCGGCCAAGTGCGACAGCCGCGCCGCTCCGCCGTGCGGTAGTGTCCGCAAGCCTGCTGTCGGCAACGCGCAGGGTGCAGGCGCCCGAACGAGCTGCCGTACAGCCGGAGACAATTATGCAGCCCCCGGCAGCGGCTGTCGTCGCTGAGCCTGAAGCGCTGCCTGCCGCCACTGTCGAGGCGGTGGAGGACTTCTCGATCCCATCGGTCGCCGAATACTTCATCGATGCCAAGGTGCCGATGGCAATCGCCGTCTCGCCGGATGGTGACGCAGGTTCGACTGCCACCGTCATGCTGGCCCGCACCATCGCCGACAGCGGCCGCCGCGTGGTCCTGGTCGACATGACCGGCACAGCCTGCCCGACGCGCCTGATGGCCGACAAGCCGGGACTTCCCGGCGTGACCGACCTTTTGTGTGGTGAAGCAGCGTTTGCCGATACCATCCATCCCGACCGCCTGTCGGACGCCCATCTGGTGCCGCTCGGAGCAAGCGATCTTGCAAGCGCCATGCGCGGAGCCGACCGGCTTTCGCTGATCCTCGAAGCACTCGTGTCGGCCTATGATCTGGTGCTGGTCGAATGCGGTGCGGTCAACGTCGACGGGATTGCGAAATTGACGCGCAGCAAGGATGTCGAGATCATCCTTTCCATGCCCGTGCCGGATGAGGCGAAGTTCGTCGCCGTCATGCATGATTTCCAGCAGGCCGGCTACGAGCATCTCGTGCTGATGTCCGGCAGCGACGGTGACGAGGACCGGCACCGCACCGCCGCCTGA
- a CDS encoding COX15/CtaA family protein, whose protein sequence is MAVAHFSTEQAVRGEVARQDRNRRAVRIWLGFVLLSLFCLVLVGGATRLTQSGLSITEWKPIHGVIPPLNAAEWQDEFDRYKQIPQFKLLNSDITVDDFKSIFWWEWAHRLLARAMGVIFAVPLIFFWATGRIEKSLRLPLVGIFALGGLQGAIGWWMVSSGLEARTDVSQYRLATHLVTACLIFAACMWVMRALTPHSDDAPPSSHSGRIAGLIALMALFQIYLGALVAGLHAGLSYNTWPLMDGAVVPGDLFVQNPWWINFFENPKLVQYVHRLGAYALTAVVLVNMIVCLRVTPGSTHTRRAVVLAFLVLCQAGLGIATLLMQVPLHLALAHQGGALVVFGFAVANWRGFYGEYSRDTTVVVGA, encoded by the coding sequence ATGGCTGTTGCACATTTTTCCACCGAACAGGCCGTTCGCGGCGAGGTCGCACGCCAGGACCGCAATCGCCGTGCCGTCCGCATCTGGCTCGGCTTCGTGCTGCTGTCGCTGTTCTGTCTGGTTCTGGTCGGCGGCGCGACGCGGCTGACCCAATCCGGGCTGTCGATCACCGAGTGGAAGCCGATCCACGGCGTCATCCCGCCGCTGAATGCCGCAGAGTGGCAGGATGAGTTCGATCGCTACAAGCAGATCCCGCAATTCAAGCTGCTGAACAGCGACATCACGGTCGATGATTTCAAGAGCATCTTCTGGTGGGAATGGGCGCACCGGTTGCTCGCGCGCGCAATGGGCGTCATCTTCGCCGTGCCGCTGATCTTCTTCTGGGCGACTGGCCGCATCGAGAAAAGCCTGCGGCTGCCCCTTGTCGGCATCTTTGCGCTTGGCGGCCTGCAGGGCGCCATCGGCTGGTGGATGGTGTCGTCGGGCCTTGAAGCCCGCACCGATGTCAGCCAGTACCGGCTTGCCACGCATCTTGTCACCGCCTGCCTGATCTTTGCCGCCTGTATGTGGGTGATGCGGGCGCTGACCCCGCATTCGGACGACGCGCCTCCGAGTAGCCATTCCGGCCGGATTGCCGGTCTCATTGCCCTGATGGCCTTGTTCCAGATCTACCTCGGTGCGCTGGTCGCAGGCTTGCATGCCGGCCTCAGCTACAACACCTGGCCGTTGATGGACGGCGCCGTCGTCCCCGGCGACCTGTTCGTGCAGAACCCGTGGTGGATCAATTTCTTCGAGAACCCGAAGCTTGTGCAATATGTCCATCGTCTCGGGGCCTACGCGCTGACTGCCGTGGTGCTGGTCAACATGATCGTCTGCCTGCGTGTTACACCCGGCAGCACCCATACCCGCCGCGCCGTGGTGCTGGCGTTTCTGGTGCTTTGCCAGGCAGGGCTCGGCATCGCCACGCTGCTGATGCAGGTGCCTCTGCATCTGGCTCTCGCGCACCAGGGCGGTGCCCTTGTCGTGTTCGGGTTTGCTGTGGCCAACTGGCGGGGTTTCTACGGCGAATATTCGCGCGACACCACGGTGGTCGTTGGCGCCTGA
- the speB gene encoding agmatinase, producing the protein MASKSIDHAFTATSPTSAASDPTFAGALSFMRRRFSKDPTGVDAVVWGIPFDAATSNRPGARFGPQAIRRASAIFDNDPQYPFARDLFAEMAVIDYGDCLLDYGNHAATPAAIERQANTLLDSGAFLLTLGGDHFITWPLLKAHVARHGPLAMVQFDAHQDTWTDEAGRIDHGSFVGRAVRDGLIDASRSIQIGIRTQAPEDCGIEMIHGYEVEDMTASDIAARILARTAGAPAYLTFDIDCLDPAYAPGTGTPVAGGPSSAKILSVLQRLSSLDIRGADVVEVAPAYDHADITAIAGATVAMYMLGLYAGRLATNR; encoded by the coding sequence GCGACCTCCCCCACCTCGGCCGCCAGCGACCCGACCTTCGCCGGCGCCCTTTCCTTCATGCGCCGGCGTTTCAGCAAGGACCCGACGGGCGTTGATGCCGTCGTCTGGGGCATTCCGTTCGATGCGGCAACCTCGAACCGCCCCGGCGCCCGCTTCGGGCCGCAGGCGATCCGGCGAGCTTCGGCGATCTTTGACAACGATCCACAATATCCGTTCGCCCGCGACCTTTTTGCCGAAATGGCTGTCATCGACTACGGCGACTGCCTGCTCGACTATGGCAACCACGCCGCCACGCCTGCTGCGATCGAACGCCAGGCCAACACGCTGCTCGACAGCGGTGCCTTCCTGCTGACACTCGGCGGCGATCACTTCATCACCTGGCCGTTGCTGAAAGCCCATGTCGCGCGGCACGGGCCGCTGGCAATGGTGCAATTCGACGCCCATCAGGACACCTGGACCGACGAGGCCGGGCGCATCGACCATGGTTCCTTTGTCGGGCGTGCGGTGCGCGACGGGTTGATCGATGCCTCCCGCTCGATCCAGATCGGCATCCGCACCCAGGCGCCGGAGGATTGCGGCATAGAGATGATCCATGGCTACGAAGTAGAGGACATGACAGCATCCGACATCGCCGCCCGGATCCTCGCCCGCACCGCGGGTGCGCCGGCCTATCTCACCTTCGACATCGACTGCCTCGATCCTGCCTATGCACCCGGTACCGGAACGCCTGTCGCCGGGGGCCCGTCGAGCGCCAAAATACTATCGGTGTTGCAGCGGTTGTCATCGCTCGATATCCGGGGCGCGGATGTTGTCGAGGTGGCGCCAGCCTACGACCACGCCGATATCACCGCCATTGCGGGCGCCACGGTGGCAATGTATATGCTCGGATTGTATGCCGGGCGACTGGCGACAAACCGCTGA